Proteins co-encoded in one Meiothermus sp. genomic window:
- the infB gene encoding translation initiation factor IF-2, which produces MAKIRIYQLAKELGMTNDELLKILDDMGVTYKSHASTLEEDTALAVKELIGEQRVAEAARKAEEARKSIPHRPPVVVIMGHVDHGKTSLLDYLRKSRIAEKEAGGITQHVGAFEVKTKGGTVVFIDTPGHEAFTTIRQRGAKVADIAVIVIAATEGVMPQTKEAIAHAKASGAKIIFAANKMDLPGADINKVYQDLMQLGMVPVAYGGDVEVLPISAKTGQGVSDLLETILLLAELEDLRADPKAEAQGVILEARVDKQAGVLVSLLVQQGTLKIGDYVVAGEHWGKIKAMSDAEGNRRTEAGPGSAVQVLGFSDLPAAGETFIWVPDQVAAKEITEERIEERKASEARAELNRARSLADLMRKVHQDEQKEINLILRADTQGSLEAIQNILAKEATEEVKINVLLAAVGAPTESDVLLASTANGAILSFSVNPSGSVKKAAEQKGVPLQSFRIIYELIDEIRKMVKGQREPVFKEEILGTAEVRAIFKLSRGVIAGCMVTSGKITRNADIRVLRKGKEVWKGKVESLKRLKDDVREVTQGFECGIMLDGFTDFQEGDVLEASQQVEVAID; this is translated from the coding sequence ATGGCAAAAATTAGAATCTATCAGCTCGCAAAAGAACTCGGCATGACCAATGACGAGCTGCTAAAAATCCTCGACGACATGGGGGTAACTTACAAATCCCATGCCAGTACCCTCGAGGAAGACACCGCGCTGGCAGTCAAGGAGCTCATTGGCGAACAAAGGGTCGCCGAAGCTGCGCGGAAAGCTGAGGAAGCGCGCAAGTCCATTCCTCACCGTCCCCCGGTAGTGGTCATCATGGGTCACGTAGACCACGGGAAAACCAGCCTGCTGGACTACCTGCGCAAAAGTCGCATAGCCGAAAAGGAGGCCGGGGGTATCACCCAGCACGTTGGGGCCTTTGAGGTCAAGACCAAAGGTGGCACCGTGGTGTTCATCGATACACCTGGCCACGAAGCTTTCACCACCATTCGACAGCGGGGGGCCAAGGTCGCCGACATTGCTGTTATTGTGATTGCAGCTACCGAAGGAGTGATGCCCCAGACCAAGGAAGCCATCGCGCACGCCAAGGCCTCTGGAGCCAAAATCATCTTTGCAGCCAACAAGATGGACTTGCCGGGTGCCGACATCAACAAGGTCTATCAGGACTTGATGCAGCTCGGCATGGTACCGGTGGCCTACGGGGGGGATGTCGAAGTGCTGCCCATCTCCGCTAAGACTGGTCAGGGCGTCTCAGACTTGCTAGAGACCATTCTGCTTTTGGCCGAGCTAGAAGACTTGCGAGCCGACCCCAAAGCCGAAGCCCAGGGGGTGATACTGGAGGCTCGAGTAGACAAGCAAGCCGGGGTTTTGGTGAGCCTCCTGGTACAGCAGGGCACCCTCAAAATTGGGGACTATGTAGTAGCAGGGGAACACTGGGGCAAGATCAAAGCCATGTCCGATGCCGAAGGCAACCGGCGTACCGAGGCCGGCCCTGGTAGTGCAGTACAGGTGCTGGGCTTCTCCGATCTGCCCGCGGCTGGCGAAACCTTTATCTGGGTTCCCGACCAAGTGGCCGCCAAGGAAATTACCGAGGAACGCATTGAAGAACGCAAAGCTTCTGAGGCCAGGGCTGAGCTCAATCGGGCCCGTAGTCTGGCCGATCTGATGCGCAAAGTGCACCAAGACGAGCAAAAGGAAATCAATCTGATTCTACGGGCCGATACCCAAGGTTCCCTCGAGGCCATCCAAAACATTCTGGCCAAGGAAGCCACCGAAGAAGTCAAGATTAATGTTCTACTGGCCGCAGTCGGTGCGCCTACCGAGTCGGATGTGCTGCTGGCTTCCACCGCCAACGGGGCTATCCTGTCCTTTAGCGTTAATCCCAGCGGATCAGTCAAGAAGGCTGCGGAGCAAAAAGGTGTGCCCTTGCAAAGCTTCCGCATTATCTACGAGCTAATCGACGAGATTCGCAAGATGGTCAAAGGGCAGCGTGAGCCCGTCTTCAAAGAAGAAATCCTGGGAACCGCCGAAGTTCGAGCTATTTTCAAGCTGAGCCGCGGGGTAATTGCGGGCTGCATGGTCACCTCGGGCAAGATTACCCGCAACGCCGACATTCGGGTCTTGCGCAAGGGCAAGGAGGTCTGGAAAGGCAAGGTCGAAAGCCTCAAGCGCCTCAAAGACGATGTGCGAGAGGTAACTCAAGGCTTCGAGTGTGGAATAATGCTGGACGGCTTCACTGATTTCCAGGAAGGTGACGTGCTCGAGGCCAGCCAGCAGGTAGAGGTGGCCATAGACTGA
- a CDS encoding protoglobin domain-containing protein → MHLTLSEYFQVAQTIWDTLPPATRFGAQDASTIQTYRSHLQGWEDWIINGFYDTLFSHPATRSVFREGERAMREQVLRVWYRRTIAGPFDPEYFAWQVLVGRVHQHRGISRSQVLVMWGWITEQIWQLSHLSLPLDEADQLSRAWVRLANSVQAMAAAERLEAYLQAMEQSGASPRILQSAAVSWLEEQSKDADHN, encoded by the coding sequence ATGCACTTGACATTGAGCGAGTATTTTCAAGTAGCCCAAACCATCTGGGACACCCTACCTCCCGCCACTCGCTTTGGGGCTCAGGATGCGTCCACTATTCAAACCTACCGATCCCACCTGCAGGGGTGGGAAGACTGGATAATAAACGGGTTTTACGACACCCTTTTCAGTCATCCCGCCACCCGCTCGGTATTTCGGGAGGGTGAACGAGCCATGCGCGAGCAGGTACTGCGGGTATGGTATCGGCGCACAATTGCCGGGCCGTTTGACCCCGAGTACTTTGCCTGGCAAGTCCTGGTAGGACGGGTTCATCAGCACCGGGGCATTTCCAGAAGCCAGGTACTGGTAATGTGGGGTTGGATTACCGAGCAAATCTGGCAACTTTCCCACCTCAGCCTACCCCTCGACGAGGCCGATCAGCTCTCCAGAGCCTGGGTGCGGCTGGCTAACTCGGTGCAGGCAATGGCCGCCGCTGAGCGCCTCGAGGCCTATTTACAAGCCATGGAGCAGTCCGGAGCCAGTCCACGCATCCTGCAGTCGGCAGCGGTGAGCTGGCTCGAGGAGCAAAGCAAAGACGCAGACCACAACTGA
- a CDS encoding YlxR family protein, translated as MPKAKHIPIRQCIACRERRPKRELLRIVMTEEGPVLDPTGRKPGRGSYVCPDRPGCWAEKKLRRFAGAKAAELSLALHTVLGNLTGLALQDKQSSSHET; from the coding sequence ATGCCCAAAGCCAAGCACATTCCAATCCGCCAGTGCATTGCCTGTCGAGAGCGCAGGCCCAAACGTGAATTGTTGCGGATTGTAATGACCGAGGAGGGCCCCGTACTCGATCCCACTGGCCGCAAGCCTGGACGCGGCAGCTATGTGTGCCCCGATCGCCCCGGTTGCTGGGCTGAAAAAAAACTGCGCCGCTTTGCCGGGGCCAAAGCGGCAGAACTCTCCTTAGCCTTACACACGGTTCTGGGAAACCTTACAGGTCTGGCTTTGCAGGACAAGCAATCATCCTCGCATGAGACATGA
- a CDS encoding site-specific integrase, translating into MAKKRGKGGGTTYLHKASGRWCAELNLGYDGDGKPLRVRSYHPTRKEAEAWLAEQVALYHKGLLADPSTVTLQEWAERWLERKRREVRPRTFESYRYELGLVLPTLGKLPLQKITPSHIRALVDNLLQTRKPRTARAVRTRLHAIFEEALNLEVIHRNPVSPVKVKLPRGSTTDRAGRSLEAHEAAALLTALDTYKDERIALSLRLMLNLGLRVGECLGLQWQDLDLEAGTLTIRRAWSDGRLTEPKTPSSRRTLPVPHSTLERLRAYHAMWEDRLGETPPATLWLFPGNDPTRPLDYRAPAHALRRIVKALGIPPLRVHDLRHSYGSHLLANGAPLELVSERMGHANANITLSIYRHVLEHERQGWVVDVETLLSRPRAKA; encoded by the coding sequence ATGGCAAAAAAGCGCGGTAAGGGTGGGGGTACAACCTACTTGCACAAAGCATCAGGCCGCTGGTGCGCCGAACTGAACCTGGGTTATGACGGGGACGGCAAACCGCTAAGGGTGCGGAGCTACCACCCGACCCGCAAAGAGGCCGAGGCCTGGCTTGCCGAGCAGGTGGCCCTCTACCACAAGGGACTGCTGGCCGACCCCTCCACCGTCACGCTTCAGGAATGGGCCGAACGCTGGCTCGAGCGCAAGCGCCGGGAGGTCAGGCCGCGCACCTTCGAGTCCTACCGGTACGAGCTGGGGCTGGTGCTGCCCACCCTGGGCAAGCTGCCCTTGCAAAAAATCACACCGTCACATATCCGTGCCCTGGTGGACAATCTCTTGCAGACCCGAAAACCCCGCACCGCCCGAGCAGTGCGCACCCGGCTGCACGCCATATTCGAGGAAGCACTGAACCTCGAGGTCATTCACCGCAACCCTGTATCCCCTGTGAAGGTCAAACTACCCCGAGGCTCCACTACCGACCGCGCCGGTAGATCGCTGGAGGCTCACGAGGCCGCCGCCCTGCTTACGGCTTTGGATACCTACAAGGACGAGAGAATCGCCCTCTCGTTGCGCCTCATGCTCAACCTGGGGCTACGGGTGGGTGAGTGCCTGGGCCTACAGTGGCAAGACCTTGACCTCGAGGCCGGAACCCTCACCATCCGCCGGGCCTGGAGTGATGGACGGCTCACAGAACCCAAGACCCCATCGAGCCGCCGCACCCTACCCGTCCCGCACAGCACCCTGGAGCGGCTGAGGGCCTATCACGCCATGTGGGAAGACCGGCTGGGCGAGACCCCACCCGCTACGCTGTGGCTATTCCCTGGGAACGACCCCACAAGGCCCCTGGACTACCGGGCCCCCGCTCATGCCCTCCGCCGAATCGTGAAGGCCCTGGGCATTCCGCCCTTGCGGGTGCACGACCTCAGACACTCTTACGGTAGCCACCTGCTGGCGAACGGTGCACCCCTTGAGCTTGTGTCCGAGCGCATGGGGCATGCGAACGCCAACATCACCCTCTCGATTTACCGACACGTCCTCGAGCACGAGCGGCAGGGGTGGGTGGTGGATGTGGAGACCCTACTTTCACGACCACGAGCTAAGGCCTGA
- the secD gene encoding protein translocase subunit SecD has protein sequence MTNRTWKAVFLIGLLLAAIVGLFRPWEARNPQNALLPADGLIRLGLDLQGGLRITLKVAEPNPDPSVAKTELDVARTVIENRVNAIGVAEPLVQVQGNDRIIVELPGLKQDQQERALALIGQTAKLEFRIVNQGATGTTVAQINEQLRNSGLSGAALAARRAELEKNLYKLEDLGPPLLTGADLRTANASFDQFGRPQVDMEFTPEGAKKFEEVTRANVGRQLAVVLDDKVYTAPNIRQAIAGGRAVIEGLSGVQEASDIALVLRSGSLPVKLEVAETRAIGPTLGQDAINAGIQAGIIGTILLFVLIFAYYGFWMGLVAALGLIYTAILLLASISLLGATLTLPGIAGLILTLGAAVDGNVLSFERIKEELKMGKKFRQAIPGGFSHSIITILDVNMCHLLAAAALYQYSTGPVRGFAVMLALGVVTSVFSNLIFSRWLLETIGDRREVKPPYWLWGTKIDFLGISRYVTATSLTLAVIAAGIVFVKGFNFGIDFTGGTAFTIRVPEGTRADQIRSFLDNAGIAELRGAESVITSLSSVNGNEFSVRVRQVSEEQRIELEKKFQESLQATILQSETVGPAIGAELRRNTIFAVLVGLALILIYVAFRFDWVFGVASVIAVGHDVAIVAGMYSLLGLEFSIPTVAVLLTIVGFSINDSVIISDRIRENLKIMRGRSYYDIVNTSINQTLSRTLMTSLSTVLPILALLFLGGPVLRDFSLAIFVGFIVGTYSSIYVVSALVVWYKTLEQRRKATSKARSA, from the coding sequence ATGACCAATCGCACCTGGAAAGCTGTTTTTCTAATCGGGCTGCTCCTAGCTGCCATTGTGGGGCTGTTCCGCCCCTGGGAGGCCCGCAACCCGCAAAACGCTCTGTTGCCCGCTGATGGCCTGATCCGGCTGGGCCTCGATTTGCAAGGGGGTTTACGTATCACCCTTAAGGTGGCTGAGCCCAACCCCGACCCATCCGTAGCCAAAACCGAGCTGGACGTAGCCCGTACTGTCATCGAAAACCGCGTCAACGCCATTGGAGTAGCCGAGCCGCTGGTACAGGTACAGGGTAACGACCGAATTATCGTGGAGCTACCCGGCCTGAAGCAGGACCAGCAGGAGCGTGCCCTGGCTTTGATTGGCCAGACCGCCAAGCTCGAGTTCCGCATCGTCAATCAAGGGGCTACTGGCACTACGGTGGCGCAAATCAACGAACAACTGCGGAATTCTGGCCTCAGCGGAGCCGCCCTGGCTGCCCGTCGGGCCGAGCTCGAGAAGAACCTCTACAAGCTCGAGGATCTGGGCCCTCCCCTGCTCACTGGGGCCGACCTGCGTACCGCCAATGCTTCCTTCGACCAGTTTGGCCGACCCCAGGTGGATATGGAGTTCACCCCCGAGGGAGCCAAAAAGTTCGAGGAGGTCACCCGGGCCAACGTAGGCCGTCAGTTGGCCGTCGTGCTTGACGACAAAGTCTATACCGCGCCCAATATCCGCCAGGCCATCGCCGGTGGACGGGCCGTGATCGAGGGGCTTTCAGGGGTACAGGAAGCCTCCGACATCGCCCTGGTGCTGCGCTCGGGCTCGCTGCCGGTCAAGCTAGAAGTGGCCGAGACCCGCGCAATTGGCCCCACCCTAGGCCAGGATGCCATCAACGCAGGTATCCAGGCAGGGATTATCGGCACAATTTTGCTGTTTGTTTTGATCTTCGCCTATTACGGCTTCTGGATGGGGCTGGTGGCTGCACTGGGCCTCATCTATACCGCCATCTTGCTATTGGCTTCCATCTCGCTGCTGGGGGCCACCCTCACCCTGCCGGGCATCGCCGGTCTGATTCTGACCCTGGGCGCTGCGGTAGACGGCAACGTGCTTTCCTTTGAGCGCATCAAAGAAGAGCTCAAGATGGGCAAGAAGTTCCGTCAGGCCATTCCCGGCGGCTTCTCCCACTCCATCATCACTATTCTCGACGTCAACATGTGCCACCTTCTGGCCGCAGCCGCACTCTATCAGTACAGCACCGGCCCGGTGCGGGGTTTTGCGGTCATGCTGGCGCTAGGCGTGGTAACCTCGGTCTTTTCCAACCTGATCTTCAGTCGTTGGCTCTTAGAAACCATCGGCGACCGCCGTGAGGTCAAGCCACCTTACTGGCTCTGGGGTACAAAAATCGACTTCCTGGGCATCTCTCGCTATGTAACGGCCACGTCGCTCACCCTGGCTGTTATCGCAGCAGGTATCGTTTTTGTCAAAGGTTTCAACTTTGGCATCGACTTTACCGGCGGTACGGCCTTTACCATCCGGGTTCCCGAGGGCACTCGAGCCGACCAGATCCGCAGCTTTCTCGACAACGCTGGTATTGCCGAGTTGCGCGGGGCCGAATCGGTCATCACCTCGCTCTCCAGCGTGAACGGTAACGAGTTCTCGGTGCGAGTACGACAGGTCAGCGAAGAACAGCGCATTGAGCTCGAGAAAAAGTTCCAGGAAAGCCTACAAGCCACCATCCTCCAGTCCGAAACGGTAGGCCCGGCCATTGGAGCCGAACTACGTCGGAATACCATTTTCGCGGTGCTGGTGGGGCTAGCGTTGATTCTAATCTACGTAGCGTTCCGCTTCGATTGGGTGTTCGGTGTAGCCAGTGTGATTGCGGTGGGCCACGACGTGGCCATTGTGGCTGGGATGTACAGCTTATTGGGGCTGGAGTTCTCGATCCCAACTGTAGCGGTTCTGCTTACCATCGTGGGCTTCTCCATTAACGACTCGGTGATCATCTCGGATCGCATCCGAGAAAACCTCAAGATCATGCGGGGGCGGAGCTACTACGACATTGTGAACACCTCCATCAATCAGACCCTCTCCCGCACCCTTATGACCTCCCTCTCCACCGTGCTGCCTATACTGGCTCTGCTCTTTCTGGGTGGGCCGGTATTGCGCGATTTTTCGCTGGCTATCTTCGTGGGTTTTATTGTGGGTACCTACTCCTCCATTTACGTGGTTTCGGCCCTGGTGGTCTGGTACAAAACCCTCGAGCAGCGCCGCAAAGCAACCTCAAAAGCTCGTTCGGCCTAG
- a CDS encoding AAA family ATPase, giving the protein MGLQRIDLSSPLPAITWLWQGLIPQGFVTVIGALPGEGKTAFMSGLAWQCTRPRGEVLGRPVLSTSPVVYVDFDASTGDGRAIRGWLEKHKAAHPDGDMGRFTLLEPDGETYGLGEDELALLREVVLEVGAGLVVVDSFMAAFPMDTIKAHLVQGAFYHLRRLALETGAAVVVIDHLPKPMAGERAGARGLLGSIAKTAQARAVHILTRVPPAEVEGRHLLRWEVLKNSFAPVVEPFGVELLFQDGQVRFLEADLPEGGNPRKDKARAAVLEALQGGAVVPKADLVQAIIQAANVHAKTAERYLDEIADAVGLQKAVLPGQGRPVGYRLPEAPPLPGEVLEHSHISISMLQNSKTPQSPSGTQNVLEQGDAPKLQNAPKPERLEDGGGEWEVIDL; this is encoded by the coding sequence ATGGGACTCCAGCGCATTGACCTATCCTCCCCCCTGCCTGCTATCACCTGGCTGTGGCAGGGCCTCATCCCTCAGGGGTTCGTGACGGTTATTGGAGCGCTGCCCGGGGAGGGCAAGACCGCTTTCATGTCCGGCCTGGCCTGGCAGTGCACGCGCCCGCGCGGGGAGGTGCTGGGCAGGCCGGTGCTGTCCACCTCGCCGGTGGTTTATGTCGACTTTGACGCGTCCACCGGGGATGGCCGCGCCATCCGGGGCTGGCTGGAGAAGCACAAGGCCGCCCATCCCGACGGGGATATGGGCCGGTTTACCCTCCTGGAACCGGATGGGGAAACTTACGGTCTGGGAGAAGACGAGCTGGCGCTGCTGCGGGAGGTAGTCCTCGAGGTCGGGGCGGGGCTGGTGGTGGTGGACAGTTTTATGGCCGCCTTCCCGATGGACACGATAAAAGCGCACTTGGTGCAGGGGGCCTTCTACCACCTGCGCCGCCTGGCGCTGGAGACCGGGGCCGCCGTGGTGGTGATTGACCACCTGCCCAAACCGATGGCCGGGGAGAGAGCGGGGGCACGGGGCCTTCTGGGGAGCATCGCCAAAACCGCACAGGCCCGGGCGGTGCACATCCTGACGCGCGTCCCCCCTGCCGAGGTGGAGGGCCGCCACCTCCTCAGGTGGGAAGTACTCAAAAACTCCTTTGCGCCGGTAGTGGAGCCTTTCGGCGTGGAGCTTCTGTTCCAGGACGGGCAGGTGAGGTTCCTCGAGGCCGACCTTCCCGAGGGGGGCAATCCGCGCAAGGACAAGGCCCGCGCCGCCGTCCTCGAGGCCCTACAGGGCGGCGCGGTTGTGCCCAAGGCCGACCTGGTACAGGCCATCATCCAGGCCGCGAACGTCCACGCCAAGACCGCCGAGCGCTACTTGGACGAAATAGCGGACGCTGTAGGACTCCAGAAGGCCGTCCTCCCCGGCCAGGGGAGGCCGGTGGGCTACCGACTGCCTGAAGCGCCCCCTCTGCCGGGGGAGGTTTTGGAGCACTCCCATATCTCTATCTCTATGCTCCAAAACTCCAAAACACCACAATCGCCGTCAGGGACGCAAAATGTTTTGGAGCAGGGGGATGCTCCAAAACTCCAAAATGCTCCAAAACCTGAGCGCCTGGAGGACGGTGGGGGGGAGTGGGAGGTCATTGACCTATGA
- the guaA gene encoding glutamine-hydrolyzing GMP synthase yields MSVVILDYGSQYTRLIARRIRELRAYSVILPGTASLERIKAENPQALILSGGPASVFDPASPRPAPGVLEQGWPVLGICYGMQFLAQHYGGKVERAGRREYGKANLIFHAGPLFAGLEGELQMWMSHSDAVTELPPGWQVIARTDENPVAGIAAPDGRTFGVQFHPEVVHSPKGMQVLENFLELAGVPRDWTAQHTLENLIADIQAKVGDDKVMLAVSGGVDSSTLALLLAKAIGDRLTAVFVDHGLLRLGERQEVEQALRPLGKALRVVDASEQFLSALQGVFDPEQKRKIVGREFIRVFEREARRLSAQGYKWLAQGTLYPDVIESAGGGEGSANIKSHHNVGGLPEDLEFELLEPFRYLFKDEVRELALLLGLPEPIRMRHPFPGPGLAIRILGEVTPQKLDILRRADDIFISSLRDWNLYDQVSQAAAILTSMQSVGVIGDERSYGYVLGLRAVSTVDYMTADWARLPLDFLDEVARKITRQVPEIGRVVYDITSKPPATIEWE; encoded by the coding sequence ATGAGTGTGGTTATCCTCGACTATGGCTCCCAGTACACCCGCCTAATCGCCCGACGCATTCGTGAGCTACGGGCATATTCGGTCATTTTGCCTGGAACCGCCAGCCTAGAGCGCATCAAAGCCGAGAACCCACAGGCCCTGATTCTCTCGGGTGGGCCAGCCTCGGTGTTTGATCCTGCGAGTCCTCGGCCCGCGCCGGGGGTGCTCGAGCAGGGCTGGCCTGTTTTGGGTATTTGTTACGGAATGCAATTCCTGGCCCAACACTATGGGGGCAAGGTCGAGCGGGCTGGGCGTCGTGAGTACGGTAAGGCCAACCTGATATTTCACGCCGGCCCGCTTTTTGCTGGCCTCGAGGGCGAGTTACAGATGTGGATGTCCCATTCAGACGCCGTCACTGAGTTGCCTCCAGGCTGGCAAGTGATTGCCAGAACTGACGAAAACCCAGTGGCGGGCATTGCTGCGCCGGATGGGCGAACATTTGGGGTGCAGTTTCATCCTGAGGTAGTACATAGCCCCAAGGGAATGCAGGTGCTGGAGAACTTCCTCGAGCTTGCCGGAGTTCCCCGCGACTGGACGGCCCAGCACACCCTGGAAAATCTCATAGCCGATATTCAGGCTAAGGTGGGTGACGACAAAGTAATGCTGGCGGTCTCGGGGGGGGTCGACTCCTCCACGCTGGCCCTTTTGCTCGCTAAAGCCATTGGTGACCGGCTTACAGCGGTTTTTGTAGATCATGGCCTGTTGCGCTTGGGAGAGCGCCAGGAGGTTGAACAGGCCTTGCGCCCTTTGGGGAAGGCCTTGCGGGTGGTGGATGCTTCCGAACAGTTTTTATCGGCCCTGCAAGGGGTCTTTGACCCTGAACAGAAGCGAAAAATAGTGGGCCGCGAGTTTATCCGGGTGTTTGAGCGCGAGGCCCGACGGCTATCGGCCCAGGGCTACAAATGGCTAGCCCAAGGCACCCTCTATCCCGATGTGATCGAGTCGGCGGGCGGCGGCGAGGGGAGTGCGAATATCAAAAGCCACCACAATGTAGGGGGATTGCCCGAAGACCTAGAGTTTGAGCTGCTCGAGCCCTTCCGGTACCTGTTCAAAGACGAAGTGCGCGAACTGGCCCTGCTGCTGGGCTTGCCTGAGCCCATCCGTATGCGCCATCCCTTTCCAGGCCCTGGTCTGGCCATCCGCATCCTGGGGGAAGTTACACCCCAGAAGCTGGACATCCTGCGCCGGGCCGATGATATCTTTATCTCCAGCCTGCGCGACTGGAACCTTTACGATCAGGTTTCCCAGGCGGCAGCTATCCTAACCTCTATGCAAAGCGTGGGGGTGATTGGTGATGAACGGAGCTATGGCTACGTATTGGGCCTGCGGGCAGTATCCACAGTGGACTACATGACCGCCGATTGGGCCCGGCTGCCGCTGGATTTTTTAGACGAGGTGGCGCGCAAAATTACCCGCCAGGTGCCGGAGATTGGGCGAGTGGTCTACGACATTACCAGTAAGCCTCCGGCCACCATCGAATGGGAGTGA
- the nusA gene encoding transcription termination factor NusA, whose product MNKDFVDALSQVAHERGVTAEELISNFEEALRLAYLRQKGFRQKDVEEEGKGPIIEVHLDPQEGHLEVLEIRRVVEQVEDPDKEIDLETAKKYDPEVEVGEEMEFPVDPEEFSRIAVQIAKQVLTQRLKEAERTRVHNEYKDKEGEVVTGSVARVDNRGNVYVELGRGEALMPPKEQIPTERYHPGQRIKVYLKQVQRSTKGPSLVVSRAHEELLRYLLRQEVPEIAEGIVEVKAVAREPGSRSKVAVVSHNPNVDPIGACIGHKGQRIQAVSAELGRERIDIIQWSPNPKEFIRNALSPATVGEIKIETSENGPNRAKVVVAKDQHSLAIGKAGQNVRLASKLTGYEIDFEEAEEITDLDAAILKAAEKEESLSVSSDAKSRFESLFKDDE is encoded by the coding sequence GTGAACAAAGATTTTGTAGACGCCCTGTCCCAAGTGGCCCACGAACGTGGGGTTACCGCCGAAGAGCTCATCTCCAACTTCGAGGAAGCCCTGCGGTTGGCCTACTTAAGGCAAAAAGGCTTTCGCCAAAAAGACGTTGAGGAGGAAGGAAAAGGCCCCATCATAGAGGTACACCTGGATCCTCAGGAAGGCCACCTCGAGGTGCTGGAGATACGGCGGGTGGTCGAACAGGTGGAAGACCCCGACAAAGAGATCGACCTCGAGACTGCCAAAAAGTACGACCCGGAGGTTGAAGTCGGCGAAGAGATGGAGTTCCCCGTAGACCCCGAGGAGTTTAGTCGCATCGCGGTACAGATTGCCAAGCAGGTACTCACCCAGCGCCTCAAAGAAGCCGAGCGCACCCGTGTACACAACGAGTACAAGGACAAAGAAGGCGAGGTTGTGACCGGTAGTGTGGCTCGCGTCGACAACCGGGGCAATGTCTACGTCGAGCTGGGGCGTGGTGAAGCCTTAATGCCACCGAAGGAGCAAATCCCCACCGAGCGCTATCATCCCGGCCAGCGCATCAAGGTCTATTTGAAGCAAGTGCAACGCTCGACCAAAGGGCCCAGCCTGGTGGTCTCTCGAGCACATGAAGAGCTTTTGCGCTACTTGCTGCGCCAGGAAGTTCCCGAGATCGCCGAGGGTATTGTGGAGGTCAAGGCGGTAGCCCGTGAACCAGGCAGCCGTTCCAAGGTGGCTGTGGTAAGTCATAATCCCAACGTGGATCCCATTGGGGCCTGCATTGGGCATAAGGGGCAACGCATCCAGGCGGTCTCGGCTGAGCTTGGCCGCGAGCGGATCGACATTATTCAGTGGAGCCCTAATCCCAAAGAGTTTATCCGCAATGCGCTATCCCCGGCCACAGTAGGTGAAATTAAGATTGAGACCAGTGAGAACGGGCCCAATCGTGCCAAGGTGGTAGTCGCCAAGGATCAGCACTCCCTGGCCATCGGCAAGGCCGGGCAAAACGTGCGTCTGGCGTCTAAGCTCACCGGCTACGAAATTGACTTTGAAGAAGCCGAGGAGATCACCGATCTTGACGCAGCCATCCTAAAAGCTGCTGAGAAAGAAGAGTCGCTGAGCGTCTCCAGCGATGCCAAGAGCCGCTTTGAGAGCCTGTTCAAGGACGACGAGTAG
- the rimP gene encoding ribosome maturation factor RimP, translating to MQMGRKAGSDSANLWSEVAGSVLSPLGYDVLEASLKSGKKPILLVRIERKDEVPVSVADLERANHALSAHLDTLEALLPAHYLLQVESPGADRPLFTARHFERFVGLKVKVRSPQGNFTGRVGTVKDGVVEFLLDKDERRTLELGTFKANLAEWPDQPR from the coding sequence ATGCAGATGGGAAGAAAAGCCGGTTCAGACAGCGCCAACCTGTGGAGTGAGGTTGCTGGTAGCGTGCTATCGCCTCTGGGTTACGACGTGCTCGAGGCGAGCCTCAAAAGTGGCAAAAAACCCATCCTACTCGTACGCATCGAACGCAAGGATGAGGTGCCTGTTTCGGTGGCCGACCTCGAGCGGGCCAATCACGCACTCAGTGCGCATCTGGACACCCTCGAGGCTCTGCTTCCAGCGCACTACTTACTCCAGGTGGAGTCGCCAGGCGCCGACCGTCCGCTTTTCACTGCCCGCCATTTTGAACGCTTTGTAGGTCTGAAAGTGAAGGTGCGCAGCCCTCAGGGCAACTTTACCGGACGCGTCGGAACGGTCAAGGATGGCGTGGTGGAGTTTTTGCTCGACAAAGACGAGAGGCGCACCCTTGAGCTCGGCACCTTCAAAGCCAATCTGGCAGAGTGGCCCGATCAGCCCCGGTAG